The sequence GATTACATCCAGTGGTTCAAAACCAGCAATCACCAGCGGTACCCGGTATTTGTCGCAGCAATCAGCATAAGCCTGACTTCCGATAATCGTGCTGACATGTGAGGGGCCGAGAATGCCGTCGATCTTCGCTTCACCCGCACTCAGGATATGCATCATCGCAGGTGGTGTTTCGACGTGGTTGCAGAAGACGCTGAAGTTGGTCAACTGCATGGCGTTGGCGATTTTCAGTACGGCGGCGGTTGGCGGTGTGGTGGTTTCAAAACCGATGGCGAAAAAGACTACCTGTTTTTCACGATTGGCCTGTGCAATAGCCAGCGCATCGGTAGCCGAGTAGACCATGCGGATATCACCGCCGCGCGCCTTGGCTTTCTGCAGGGAGTCGCGCTTGCCTGCCGGCACCCGCATCAAGTCCGCATAGGTGCAGAGGATGACATCGTTCTCTTCAACCAGCTTGATGGCCGCCTCAATTCGGCCAGCCGGCAATACGCAGACCGGGCAGCCGGGGCCGTGGATGAAGCGGACATTGTCGGGCATCAGGTCAACGATACCGAAACGGAAGATCGCATGGGTATGACCGCCGCAGAACTCCATCAGCCGGTAATTGCGATCAGGTTTGGCCTCCTGCCGGATCAGTCTGGCAAGCAGTTGGGCGACGTCGCCGTCGCGATATTCATCAACGAATTTCATGCCTCTGCATCCATGGCCTTTAGCTCATCGAAGAGCTTCAGTGTTTTTGCGGCTTCAACCGGATCGATGCGCTCGAGTGCGAAACCGACATGTATCAGCACATAATCACCAACGGCGATCTCATCGAGTAAGACGGTTGATGTCTCTTTGCGAATGCCATCAAGATCGACGACGGCACTATCACCATTGAGTTCAACAACGAGGGCAGGTACAGCAAGGCACATAAGTTAGTCCATCCCGATCAGTGACAGCTCACGTGTGGCCCTGAGCCAGGCAAACCAGTT comes from Mariprofundus aestuarium and encodes:
- the hypD gene encoding hydrogenase formation protein HypD — translated: MKFVDEYRDGDVAQLLARLIRQEAKPDRNYRLMEFCGGHTHAIFRFGIVDLMPDNVRFIHGPGCPVCVLPAGRIEAAIKLVEENDVILCTYADLMRVPAGKRDSLQKAKARGGDIRMVYSATDALAIAQANREKQVVFFAIGFETTTPPTAAVLKIANAMQLTNFSVFCNHVETPPAMMHILSAGEAKIDGILGPSHVSTIIGSQAYADCCDKYRVPLVIAGFEPLDVIQSVLMLVRQINAGEASVENQYTRAVSKGGNKKAQSLMAEVFEQRPLFEWRGLGVLPESAVQIRSEFADFDAEKRFGMQAIATADIKGCICPAVLRGMNNPDECKLFGTACTPEDPKGACMVSSEGACAAYYSYGRYRAAESKA
- a CDS encoding HypC/HybG/HupF family hydrogenase formation chaperone: MCLAVPALVVELNGDSAVVDLDGIRKETSTVLLDEIAVGDYVLIHVGFALERIDPVEAAKTLKLFDELKAMDAEA